One Cucurbita pepo subsp. pepo cultivar mu-cu-16 chromosome LG09, ASM280686v2, whole genome shotgun sequence DNA window includes the following coding sequences:
- the LOC111802077 gene encoding transcription factor TGA9-like isoform X2, with the protein MFPSWPIRFQQTPTMGEGSKSESTDSGSANINNALTSKTELEMESDSPISRRLCSSAQGFDQVLHHHHHHHLQTELEDDALRIEPSSHPNQSPVEGKRKGGGSTSERQLDPKTLRRLAQNREAARKSRLRKKAYIQQLESSRMKLSQLEQDLHRARSQGLFLGACGGVMGGNISSGAAIFDMEYARWLDDDHRLMAELRAALHGYLPDGDLQAIVDNYISHYDEIFHLKSVAAKSDVFHLITGMWMTPAERCFLWIGGFRPSKLIEMLIPQLETLTDQQAVEICSLQRSSQETEDALYQGLEQLQHSLIRAIAGTAVVDGINHMAAAAGQLSNLEGFIRQADMLRQQTLHQVRRILTIRQAARCFVVIGEYYERLRALSSLWVSRPRENCMNEENSCQTTTELQMIQNSHHHFPNF; encoded by the exons ATGTTCCCTTCTTGGCCAATAAGGTTTCAACAAACCCCAACAATG GGAGAAGGTTCAAAGTCAGAGAGCACTGATTCAGGTTCAGCGAACATAAACAACGCGCTCACAAGCAAAACAGAGTTGGAAATGGAATCTGATTCGCCGATTAGCAGAAGGCTCTGTTCTTCAGCTCAAGGATTTGACCAagttcttcatcatcatcatcatcatcatcttcaaacaGAGCTTGAAGATGATGCCTTGAGAATAGAACCATCATCGCACCCTAATCAATCCCCTGTCGAAGGAAAG AGAAAAGGAGGTGGTTCAACATCAGAGAGGCAGCTTGATCCAAag ACACTGAGACGTTTGGCTCAAAACCGAGAAGCTGCAAGAAAGAGCCGTCTGAGGAAGAAG GCTTATATTCAGCAACTAGAGTCCAGTAGAATGAAGCTCTCTCAGCTTGAACAAGACCTCCATAGAGCACGTTCTCAG GGATTGTTTCTAGGAGCTTGTGGTGGCGTTATGGGTGGCAATATCAGCTCCG GAGCTGCAATATTTGACATGGAGTATGCACGTTGGCTAGACGACGACCACCGTCTAATGGCAGAGCTGCGGGCGGCGCTGCATGGGTATCTCCCGGACGGTGACCTCCAAGCAATAGTAGACAATTACATCTCCCACTACGACGAAATCTTTCACCTGAAAAGTGTGGCGGCGAAATCCGACGTGTTTCATTTGATTACCGGAATGTGGATGACTCCGGCGGAGCGTTGCTTCCTGTGGATCGGCGGATTCCGACCATCTAAGCTGATAGAG ATGCTAATTCCACAATTAGAAACATTAACAGATCAACAAGCTGTGGAAATCTGTAGTTTACAAAGATCTTCACAAGAAACAGAGGATGCTCTGTATCAAGGGCTCGAACAGCTCCAACATTCTCTCATACGTGCCATCGCCGGTACCGCCGTCGTTGACGGTATCAACCATATGGCCGCTGCCGCAGGCCAACTCTCCAATCTCGAAGGCTTCATCCGTCAG GCTGATATGTTGAGACAACAAACGCTTCATCAAGTACGTCGAATTCTGACAATTCGACAAGCCGCACGATGTTTCGTCGTGATTGGAGAATACTACGAAAGACTTCGAGCTCTTAGTTCTTTGTGGGTCTCCCGACCCAGAGA GAATTGCATGAACGAGGAGAACTCATGCCAAACAACGACCGAGCTACAAATGATTCAGAATTCGCACCACCATTTCCCGAACTTTTGA
- the LOC111802077 gene encoding transcription factor TGA9-like isoform X1 — MATPPLHATALSNSSPYSNLYGIHHNPSPPPFLNQEHPAFDFGELEEAIVLQGVKLGNDEHKSPHFVSGRPAATLEMFPSWPIRFQQTPTMGEGSKSESTDSGSANINNALTSKTELEMESDSPISRRLCSSAQGFDQVLHHHHHHHLQTELEDDALRIEPSSHPNQSPVEGKRKGGGSTSERQLDPKTLRRLAQNREAARKSRLRKKAYIQQLESSRMKLSQLEQDLHRARSQGLFLGACGGVMGGNISSGAAIFDMEYARWLDDDHRLMAELRAALHGYLPDGDLQAIVDNYISHYDEIFHLKSVAAKSDVFHLITGMWMTPAERCFLWIGGFRPSKLIEMLIPQLETLTDQQAVEICSLQRSSQETEDALYQGLEQLQHSLIRAIAGTAVVDGINHMAAAAGQLSNLEGFIRQADMLRQQTLHQVRRILTIRQAARCFVVIGEYYERLRALSSLWVSRPRENCMNEENSCQTTTELQMIQNSHHHFPNF; from the exons ATGGCCACTCCGCCGCTCCACGCCACCGCCTTATCTAACTCTTCCCCTTACTCAAATCTCTACGGAATCCACCACAACCCTTCCCCTCCTCCTTTTCT GAATCAAGAACACCCAGCTTTTGATTTTGGAGAGCTTGAAGAAGCCATCGTTTTGCAAGGAGTTAAGCTCGGAAATGATGAACACAAATCGCCAc ATTTTGTTTCAGGGAGGCCTGCTGCTACTCTTGAAATGTTCCCTTCTTGGCCAATAAGGTTTCAACAAACCCCAACAATG GGAGAAGGTTCAAAGTCAGAGAGCACTGATTCAGGTTCAGCGAACATAAACAACGCGCTCACAAGCAAAACAGAGTTGGAAATGGAATCTGATTCGCCGATTAGCAGAAGGCTCTGTTCTTCAGCTCAAGGATTTGACCAagttcttcatcatcatcatcatcatcatcttcaaacaGAGCTTGAAGATGATGCCTTGAGAATAGAACCATCATCGCACCCTAATCAATCCCCTGTCGAAGGAAAG AGAAAAGGAGGTGGTTCAACATCAGAGAGGCAGCTTGATCCAAag ACACTGAGACGTTTGGCTCAAAACCGAGAAGCTGCAAGAAAGAGCCGTCTGAGGAAGAAG GCTTATATTCAGCAACTAGAGTCCAGTAGAATGAAGCTCTCTCAGCTTGAACAAGACCTCCATAGAGCACGTTCTCAG GGATTGTTTCTAGGAGCTTGTGGTGGCGTTATGGGTGGCAATATCAGCTCCG GAGCTGCAATATTTGACATGGAGTATGCACGTTGGCTAGACGACGACCACCGTCTAATGGCAGAGCTGCGGGCGGCGCTGCATGGGTATCTCCCGGACGGTGACCTCCAAGCAATAGTAGACAATTACATCTCCCACTACGACGAAATCTTTCACCTGAAAAGTGTGGCGGCGAAATCCGACGTGTTTCATTTGATTACCGGAATGTGGATGACTCCGGCGGAGCGTTGCTTCCTGTGGATCGGCGGATTCCGACCATCTAAGCTGATAGAG ATGCTAATTCCACAATTAGAAACATTAACAGATCAACAAGCTGTGGAAATCTGTAGTTTACAAAGATCTTCACAAGAAACAGAGGATGCTCTGTATCAAGGGCTCGAACAGCTCCAACATTCTCTCATACGTGCCATCGCCGGTACCGCCGTCGTTGACGGTATCAACCATATGGCCGCTGCCGCAGGCCAACTCTCCAATCTCGAAGGCTTCATCCGTCAG GCTGATATGTTGAGACAACAAACGCTTCATCAAGTACGTCGAATTCTGACAATTCGACAAGCCGCACGATGTTTCGTCGTGATTGGAGAATACTACGAAAGACTTCGAGCTCTTAGTTCTTTGTGGGTCTCCCGACCCAGAGA GAATTGCATGAACGAGGAGAACTCATGCCAAACAACGACCGAGCTACAAATGATTCAGAATTCGCACCACCATTTCCCGAACTTTTGA